In Chryseobacterium turcicum, a single window of DNA contains:
- a CDS encoding tetratricopeptide repeat protein, translated as MGYFHSFKYLFSFILLSNCYYAQSQSDVDFLVKQINTIHLSGQSDQVFEASQKLIKLSHISKNDKGLSYGNYFLASYHHDHANFKQSIDYAKEAQKYSSYLESNQSHAANISSLLGGNYLLLELYTLSFKNYRKALEILKNKENKTASDSLIESTVYSHLSYIYDNINKPDSTYYYLRKEAKILKRINLQNAYIQKGCSGLGFGNYYLSQNKEDSAQYYYNKSLDYFKNKIHPCKTESLIGLGNLYTAQKNYPKAQTFYDLALKSFNLHHFPDILSELYKKIAELKISQGNLEEAKYYQNLYLQTHKKLDDRMKKERDFVLSEAMKEEKIKHNLEVKKTQRTTFIIISLMVLIAVFIIIYLLKKSKSKNLESIEITKKLIKEKEITEQETHKLKLQVNEAFEEIIQLAKDNSPSFYTRFQEVYPKFQSKMLLLNENLKPSELTFSAYVYLGFTTKEIADYTFKAIKTIENNRYNFRKKINLSPEKDLQVWLRNYIDTE; from the coding sequence ATGGGTTACTTCCATTCTTTCAAATATTTATTTAGTTTTATTCTTTTGAGCAATTGTTATTATGCTCAAAGCCAGTCTGATGTTGATTTTTTGGTAAAACAAATCAACACGATTCATTTATCCGGACAATCTGACCAAGTTTTTGAAGCTTCGCAGAAACTTATTAAATTATCTCATATTTCAAAAAATGATAAAGGACTATCGTATGGCAATTATTTTTTAGCGTCATATCATCACGACCATGCCAATTTCAAACAAAGTATTGATTATGCAAAAGAAGCACAAAAATATTCTTCTTATCTAGAGAGTAATCAATCCCATGCTGCTAATATTTCGTCCTTATTAGGGGGAAATTACCTACTTCTCGAGCTTTATACCTTATCATTTAAGAATTACAGAAAAGCGCTTGAAATCTTAAAAAATAAAGAAAATAAAACAGCTTCAGATTCTCTTATAGAAAGCACTGTTTATTCTCATTTGAGCTATATCTACGATAATATAAATAAGCCCGACTCTACGTATTATTATTTACGGAAAGAAGCTAAAATTCTTAAAAGAATCAATTTACAGAACGCTTACATTCAAAAAGGTTGTTCGGGTTTAGGCTTCGGAAATTATTATCTAAGTCAGAATAAAGAAGATTCTGCACAATATTATTATAACAAGTCGTTAGACTATTTTAAAAATAAGATACATCCTTGCAAAACGGAATCGTTAATAGGTCTAGGAAATCTATATACGGCTCAAAAAAACTATCCTAAAGCCCAAACTTTCTATGATTTGGCTTTAAAGAGTTTTAATCTGCATCATTTTCCTGATATTTTAAGCGAATTATACAAGAAAATTGCAGAGTTGAAAATCTCTCAGGGCAATCTAGAAGAAGCAAAATACTATCAGAACCTTTACCTTCAAACCCACAAGAAGCTGGATGACAGAATGAAAAAAGAAAGAGATTTTGTTCTGAGCGAAGCTATGAAAGAAGAAAAAATAAAGCACAATCTTGAAGTAAAAAAAACTCAGAGAACGACTTTTATTATTATCTCTTTAATGGTTTTAATTGCTGTATTTATTATTATTTATCTTCTTAAAAAATCAAAATCTAAGAATCTGGAATCTATTGAAATCACAAAAAAACTGATTAAAGAAAAAGAAATCACAGAACAAGAAACCCATAAACTGAAACTACAGGTAAATGAAGCCTTCGAAGAGATTATACAGCTCGCCAAAGATAATAGCCCTTCATTTTACACAAGATTTCAGGAAGTGTATCCCAAATTTCAGTCTAAAATGCTTTTGCTTAATGAAAACCTGAAACCCAGCGAGCTCACTTTTTCAGCGTATGTTTATCTTGGGTTTACTACAAAAGAAATTGCAGATTATACTTTTAAAGCCATAAAAACAATAGAAAACAATCGTTATAATTTTAGAAAAAAAATCAACCTTTCTCCTGAAAAAGACCTTCAGGTATGGCTTAGAAACTACATCGATACAGAATAA
- the fabG gene encoding 3-oxoacyl-[acyl-carrier-protein] reductase, translated as MKLLEGKVALITGATRGIGKGIAEIFAQQGAKVAFTYAGSVEKAKELETALSSVTQIKGYQSDASDYDAAQKLVDDVMAEFGKIDILVNNAGITKDNLLMRMSKDDWDTIIKVNLDSVFNLTKAVIKPMMKAKSGSIINMTSVVGVKGNAGQANYAASKAGVIGFTKSIALELGSRNIRCNAIAPGFIETEMTAALDEKTVQGWREGIPLKRGGQPEDVANACVFFGSEMSSYISGQVLNVDGGMLT; from the coding sequence ATGAAACTATTAGAAGGAAAAGTAGCGCTAATTACCGGAGCTACAAGAGGAATCGGAAAGGGAATTGCTGAAATTTTTGCTCAACAAGGTGCAAAAGTAGCATTTACATATGCCGGTTCTGTAGAAAAAGCGAAAGAATTGGAAACTGCTTTAAGTTCTGTTACTCAGATTAAAGGTTATCAGTCTGATGCATCAGATTACGATGCTGCACAAAAATTGGTAGATGATGTGATGGCTGAGTTTGGTAAAATCGATATTTTGGTAAACAATGCAGGAATTACCAAAGACAACTTATTAATGAGAATGTCAAAAGACGATTGGGATACGATTATCAAAGTAAATTTAGATTCTGTATTCAACCTTACGAAAGCAGTAATTAAGCCAATGATGAAGGCTAAATCAGGTTCTATCATCAATATGACTTCTGTAGTAGGGGTGAAAGGTAATGCAGGACAGGCAAACTATGCGGCTTCAAAAGCTGGAGTTATTGGATTTACAAAATCTATTGCTTTAGAGTTAGGTTCTAGAAACATCCGTTGTAACGCTATTGCACCAGGATTTATTGAGACTGAAATGACGGCTGCTTTAGACGAAAAAACCGTTCAGGGATGGAGAGAAGGAATTCCTTTGAAAAGAGGAGGACAGCCTGAAGATGTAGCGAATGCTTGTGTTTTCTTCGGAAGCGAAATGTCTTCTTATATTTCAGGTCAGGTTTTAAACGTTGACGGAGGAATGTTGACTTAA
- a CDS encoding WG repeat-containing protein, translated as MKKIVFILLSGIFSAQSNQYKEILLSKQVGKEVRFYTNGYGIITDPYTGSISIIDSLGEISFNYPFKSEILRLSKERFILKVKEGEANGKTALIDGKGNQLIPLDQFKYRTWENKDRLIISKDGKDGVYDYNGKQIIPDQDKIEFANDSRFFIKKDKLWFIYNFDGQQVSDREFKENLKFYKGKVYLKTGTKTGDVIDIDGKTVSQFSNHYIEDINGYPFLITKNISKNKYGIVDENEQVLAENIYEQAFVGRNYIYLIKDNKVSVFSKAEKTVFPTEYHYVNHLFNGIFKTLKDAQNPKIAVIKVNGEVILPKEYDVVEGFKIKGEDYVFVSKDNEERLLDKNFESVLDERFQIEKIFFNNVIVKKDEVYYKFSPKEKSYTPIKDIVSIKPFQFYPAIICKNKENLYGMLDEEGNEIVPFIYDDIVSFLSGNEVVVQKGDKFGVTNLKNEPLKEVIYDKYSADNKKLTLIKDKESEVLDFSSSEEKLMF; from the coding sequence TTGAAAAAAATAGTTTTCATTCTGCTTTCAGGTATTTTTTCGGCACAGAGCAATCAATATAAAGAGATATTGTTGTCTAAACAAGTTGGGAAAGAGGTACGCTTTTATACCAATGGGTACGGAATTATTACCGATCCTTATACAGGAAGTATTTCTATAATAGATTCTCTAGGAGAGATTTCTTTTAATTATCCTTTTAAAAGTGAAATTCTCCGTCTTTCGAAAGAACGATTTATTTTGAAAGTAAAAGAGGGTGAAGCAAACGGAAAAACAGCTTTAATTGACGGAAAGGGAAATCAACTGATTCCTTTAGATCAATTTAAATATAGAACTTGGGAAAATAAAGACCGTTTGATTATATCAAAAGATGGAAAAGATGGCGTTTATGACTACAATGGAAAACAGATTATTCCGGATCAGGATAAAATAGAATTCGCAAACGACAGTAGATTTTTCATTAAAAAAGATAAACTTTGGTTTATTTATAATTTTGACGGTCAACAGGTTTCTGATAGAGAATTCAAGGAAAACTTAAAGTTTTACAAAGGAAAAGTCTATTTGAAAACCGGTACTAAAACTGGAGATGTGATTGATATCGATGGTAAAACGGTGAGTCAATTTTCAAATCATTACATCGAAGATATTAATGGCTATCCTTTTTTAATCACGAAAAATATTTCTAAAAATAAGTATGGAATTGTAGATGAAAATGAGCAGGTTTTAGCAGAAAATATCTACGAACAGGCTTTTGTAGGGAGAAATTATATTTACCTTATTAAAGACAATAAAGTAAGCGTTTTTTCTAAAGCAGAAAAAACGGTTTTCCCTACCGAATACCATTATGTAAATCATTTGTTTAACGGTATTTTTAAAACGCTGAAAGACGCTCAAAACCCTAAAATTGCTGTTATTAAAGTAAATGGAGAAGTTATTTTACCTAAAGAATATGATGTGGTAGAAGGTTTTAAAATAAAGGGTGAAGATTATGTTTTTGTAAGCAAGGATAACGAAGAAAGACTTTTAGATAAGAATTTTGAAAGTGTTTTGGATGAAAGATTTCAGATTGAGAAAATCTTCTTTAATAATGTAATTGTTAAAAAAGACGAAGTTTATTATAAGTTTTCTCCAAAAGAAAAATCTTACACACCGATTAAAGATATTGTTTCTATAAAACCATTTCAGTTTTATCCTGCAATCATCTGTAAAAATAAAGAAAACCTTTACGGAATGCTTGATGAGGAAGGAAATGAGATTGTTCCTTTTATCTATGATGATATTGTAAGTTTTCTTTCAGGAAATGAAGTGGTGGTACAAAAAGGAGATAAATTTGGGGTTACCAATCTTAAAAATGAGCCTCTAAAAGAGGTGATTTACGACAAATATTCTGCAGACAACAAAAAGCTTACGCTTATAAAAGATAAAGAATCGGAAGTGCTTGATTTTAGTTCTTCAGAAGAAAAATTGATGTTTTAG
- the rsmI gene encoding 16S rRNA (cytidine(1402)-2'-O)-methyltransferase, with amino-acid sequence MSGILYFVPTPVGNLEDMTFRAVKMLKEVDYILCEDTRTSGVLLKHFEISKPLRSYHLHNEHQATEKVIADLKNGQNVAIITDAGTPGISDPGYLLAKAGSDHNIQMICLPGATALIPALVVSGLPNNEFLFAGFLPPKKGRQTKLKQLAEEKKTIVLYESPHKINTTLEQIKEFFGEETRASLSREISKKFEETKRGTIDELIEFSKSKTLKGEIVLIVNNSLK; translated from the coding sequence TTGAGCGGTATTTTATATTTTGTTCCGACACCGGTCGGAAATCTTGAAGACATGACTTTCAGAGCGGTTAAAATGCTGAAAGAAGTAGACTATATTTTATGTGAAGACACCCGAACTTCGGGAGTTTTATTGAAGCATTTTGAGATTTCAAAACCTTTAAGGTCTTACCATCTTCATAATGAGCATCAGGCAACAGAAAAAGTGATTGCTGATCTTAAAAACGGTCAAAACGTTGCTATTATTACGGATGCAGGAACTCCTGGAATTTCAGATCCCGGCTATTTATTGGCGAAAGCAGGATCAGATCACAATATTCAAATGATTTGTCTTCCCGGTGCAACTGCGTTAATACCAGCTTTGGTGGTTTCGGGTTTGCCAAATAATGAATTTCTTTTTGCAGGATTTCTTCCTCCAAAAAAAGGCAGACAAACAAAGCTGAAACAGCTTGCAGAAGAGAAAAAAACCATCGTTTTGTACGAAAGTCCGCACAAGATAAATACGACTTTGGAGCAAATCAAAGAATTTTTCGGTGAAGAGACGAGAGCGAGCTTGAGTAGAGAAATTTCGAAAAAATTTGAAGAAACTAAGAGGGGAACTATCGATGAATTAATTGAGTTCTCTAAAAGCAAAACTTTAAAAGGAGAAATTGTGCTGATTGTAAATAATTCTTTAAAGTAA